Genomic DNA from Planktomarina temperata RCA23:
CGGCTGGATCCGCTTGTGGATCAGATGCTGAAAGCCTTTGACGCAGATCCGATGCGTCGCTGGAGCGAGACCTGCGTTGCAGCGATGGGCTTTGACCCCTCTACCGTACGGCGCTCCTTCAAGCGCCATTTTGGCATGACCTTTTTGGAAATGGCCCGTCACCGCCGATTGCGCCACTCTGCCGAGGTCTTGGCCAAGGGCGATAAGGTCGTCGAGGCCCAGCTGAGCGCAGGATTTAAATCGCCCAGCGCATTTCGCGCCGCTTTCGCAAAGCTCATGGGACGAGCCCCAGGGGAATTTGCCGAAAATGCCCTGTTGCGGGCCAGTTGGATCGACACACCCATTGGCGCGATGGTGACCATCTGTGACGCCACCCAAGTGCATTTGTTGGAATTTCCCGAACGCAAGGGCCTGGCCCGCGAGGTGCAGCAGCTGTTTCAATATTCCAAAGGGCAATTGGGTTTTGGTCGCTTTGCCTTGACCGATCGGGTGCAAGCGCAGCTGACAGAATTTTTTGTGGGGCGGCGGCCGAAATTCGATCTGCCTCTGGCCTTGCACGGCACAGATTTTTCCAAAACTGTCTGGCGCGCTTTGCAAGACATCCCAGCCGGACAAACCCGATCCTATGCGCAATTGGCGCAATCTATAGCGCGACCCACGGCCATGCGTGCCGTTGCTCGCGCCAATGGGGCCAATCAAATCGCAATTGTATTGCCCTGCCA
This window encodes:
- a CDS encoding bifunctional transcriptional activator/DNA repair enzyme AdaA, translated to MMFSLPDPDVLYYALVARSDAYEGRAYVGVTSTGIFCRLNCPAPNPKPENCTFFENPGDCIAAGFRPCKRCHPLAPVARLDPLVDQMLKAFDADPMRRWSETCVAAMGFDPSTVRRSFKRHFGMTFLEMARHRRLRHSAEVLAKGDKVVEAQLSAGFKSPSAFRAAFAKLMGRAPGEFAENALLRASWIDTPIGAMVTICDATQVHLLEFPERKGLAREVQQLFQYSKGQLGFGRFALTDRVQAQLTEFFVGRRPKFDLPLALHGTDFSKTVWRALQDIPAGQTRSYAQLAQSIARPTAMRAVARANGANQIAIVLPCHRVIGADGTLTGYAGGLWRKQKLIELERAYAAASSSLNARLASS